Proteins encoded together in one Bacteroidota bacterium window:
- a CDS encoding SpoIIE family protein phosphatase — MKKASLFLLLVLGLLPVSLFAQDKARLRSAMKSLQTAIEDTNKVNWLNDVAWDTSYDDLAAGRLYVTQSLELARKLKFQPGVVRAYNTLGAIALDMGDMNGALDAHFSSLKIADSLKMTRAMATSYMNIANVYSVQRNDSLRLIYLNKSIAIYRQLDNMNGLAVSLANMGNLQFEFDSIDNAASYLNEALEISEKLRIPLRIGASLSGLARCEARKKNSAKAIALMKRALYTVDTTDNNYEIALIHIDYGQMFTDLSQYDSAEFHYQLSLDTYDKLKMPGKFQEIYEALARMYEQKGDWKQALIYTKKATAIKDSLQSERVLQHQQNMEAMYKLTEKEQAIAMLNQQKSSQRIFLWLALAGCLLLLLFLGVLFNRNKLKQKSNQLLEEQKTRLELQNATIEEKNKSITDSINYAQRIQSALWPRAKDFEQFLHSGFVMLKPKDIVSGDFYWLAERDGCIFIATVDCTGHGVPGGFMSMLGSLLLTEIISDKGIIEPAEVLNQLRSRVITALRQTGESNESKDGMDMVLYRYRKDTRELTYAAANNSLYIITNGELKEYMPDKQPVGYHLEMKPFTQHHITLEPQAMVYTFTDGIADQFGGPSGKKFKYKQFREVLIKYSSLAMHLQEVELMKELEKWQGNHEQVDDILVMGIRFW, encoded by the coding sequence ATGAAAAAAGCCTCGCTTTTTTTGTTGCTCGTATTGGGTCTTCTTCCTGTTTCGCTGTTTGCTCAGGATAAAGCCCGGCTGCGCAGTGCCATGAAAAGTCTGCAAACGGCGATAGAAGACACCAACAAGGTAAACTGGCTCAATGACGTGGCCTGGGACACAAGCTACGATGACTTGGCTGCTGGCAGGCTCTATGTCACGCAATCACTGGAACTCGCCCGGAAACTGAAATTTCAGCCAGGCGTTGTGCGGGCCTACAATACACTTGGCGCTATCGCGCTCGACATGGGCGATATGAACGGTGCGCTGGATGCGCACTTCAGCAGCCTGAAAATTGCCGACTCGTTGAAGATGACACGTGCAATGGCAACCAGCTACATGAACATTGCCAACGTGTATTCTGTACAGCGCAATGATTCATTGCGCCTGATCTACCTCAATAAATCAATTGCTATATACAGGCAACTGGATAACATGAACGGCCTGGCGGTGTCGTTGGCCAATATGGGCAACCTGCAGTTTGAGTTCGACAGCATTGACAATGCGGCCAGCTATCTGAATGAGGCTCTTGAAATTTCAGAAAAGCTGCGTATTCCGCTGCGCATCGGTGCATCGCTTTCGGGGCTGGCACGTTGTGAGGCCCGCAAAAAAAACAGTGCAAAAGCCATTGCACTGATGAAAAGAGCACTTTACACGGTTGACACTACGGACAACAACTATGAGATTGCACTTATTCATATCGACTACGGGCAGATGTTTACGGATCTCAGCCAGTATGATTCGGCCGAGTTTCATTATCAGCTTTCGCTGGATACGTATGACAAGCTGAAAATGCCGGGCAAGTTTCAGGAGATTTACGAGGCACTAGCGCGGATGTACGAACAGAAGGGCGATTGGAAGCAGGCGTTGATTTACACAAAAAAAGCAACTGCAATAAAGGATTCGCTGCAAAGTGAACGTGTACTTCAGCATCAGCAAAACATGGAGGCGATGTATAAGCTGACAGAAAAGGAGCAGGCCATTGCCATGCTTAATCAGCAAAAATCATCGCAACGTATTTTTCTTTGGCTGGCGCTGGCAGGCTGTTTGCTTTTACTGTTGTTTCTGGGTGTATTGTTTAACCGGAACAAGCTCAAGCAGAAAAGCAATCAGCTGCTTGAAGAACAAAAGACCCGGTTAGAACTTCAGAACGCCACCATTGAAGAAAAAAACAAAAGCATAACAGACAGCATCAACTATGCCCAGCGCATTCAAAGTGCGTTGTGGCCTCGTGCAAAGGATTTTGAGCAGTTCCTGCATTCGGGCTTTGTCATGCTCAAACCAAAAGACATTGTAAGCGGCGATTTTTACTGGCTGGCCGAACGCGACGGCTGCATATTTATTGCCACGGTTGACTGTACGGGGCATGGTGTGCCCGGCGGCTTTATGAGCATGCTGGGCTCGCTGCTACTTACTGAAATAATTTCCGACAAAGGCATCATTGAACCGGCAGAAGTGCTTAACCAGCTTCGCAGCCGTGTAATCACAGCACTCCGGCAAACCGGCGAAAGCAACGAATCGAAAGACGGCATGGACATGGTGCTTTACCGCTACAGAAAAGATACGCGGGAACTGACTTATGCGGCAGCCAACAACAGTTTGTATATTATTACGAATGGAGAGCTGAAAGAGTACATGCCCGACAAGCAGCCCGTGGGCTACCATCTCGAAATGAAACCATTCACCCAGCATCATATTACACTCGAACCGCAAGCAATGGTTTACACCTTTACCGATGGCATTGCCGACCAGTTTGGCGGACCATCGGGTAAAAAATTCAAGTACAAACAATTCAGGGAGGTATTAATAAAGTATTCTTCGCTGGCAATGCACCTTCAGGAAGTAGAATTAATGAAGGAATTGGAAAAATGGCAGGGAAATCATGAGCAGGTGGACGATATTTTGGTGATGGGAATAAGATTTTGGTGA
- the rplM gene encoding 50S ribosomal protein L13, with protein sequence MNTISYKTISTKPADVKKEWLLVDAENETVGRLASKVAYLIRGKHKPSFTPHVDCGDNVVIINADKVRFTGNKTEDKVYTRYTGYPGGQRFTTPQELFAKHPERVLELAIGRMLPKTRLGDRLRRNVFIYAGPDHKQEAQNPKKIDLSTIKERA encoded by the coding sequence GTGAATACGATCTCTTACAAAACCATCTCTACCAAGCCGGCCGACGTAAAGAAGGAATGGCTGCTGGTGGACGCAGAAAATGAAACGGTGGGTCGTCTCGCATCGAAGGTAGCATACCTGATCCGAGGCAAACACAAACCCTCGTTCACTCCGCACGTGGACTGCGGCGACAATGTTGTCATCATTAATGCTGACAAGGTACGCTTCACGGGCAATAAAACCGAAGACAAGGTGTACACCAGGTACACCGGCTACCCCGGCGGGCAGCGCTTCACAACACCGCAGGAGCTTTTCGCGAAGCATCCTGAGCGTGTGCTGGAGCTTGCTATCGGCCGGATGTTGCCTAAAACCCGCCTCGGTGATCGCCTCCGTCGAAACGTATTCATCTACGCTGGCCCTGACCACAAGCAGGAAGCGCAGAACCCAAAGAAAATTGATCTTTCAACCATTAAGGAACGCGCATAA
- the rpsI gene encoding 30S ribosomal protein S9: MEVTNTLGRRKTAVARVYLQRGNGSITVNGRDFKQYFPTEVLQIKVQQALTITNNVGQFDITVNVDGGGVTGQAEAVRLAIARALVELDETVKPALRAEGLMTRDPRMVERKKFGQKKARRRFQFSKR, from the coding sequence ATGGAAGTTACAAACACCCTCGGCCGCCGCAAAACAGCTGTTGCACGAGTTTACCTGCAGCGCGGTAACGGTTCTATTACCGTAAACGGCCGCGATTTCAAACAATACTTCCCCACCGAAGTCCTGCAAATTAAAGTTCAGCAGGCCCTCACCATTACCAATAATGTTGGCCAGTTCGACATTACGGTAAATGTTGATGGCGGTGGCGTTACCGGTCAGGCAGAAGCAGTTCGCCTGGCTATTGCCCGTGCCCTGGTTGAGCTTGACGAAACCGTGAAGCCCGCACTTCGTGCAGAAGGCCTGATGACCCGCGACCCCCGCATGGTGGAGCGTAAAAAATTCGGTCAGAAAAAAGCCCGTCGTCGCTTCCAGTTCAGCAAGCGTTAA
- the rpsB gene encoding 30S ribosomal protein S2, with amino-acid sequence MSRTTFNELLQAGAHFGHLKRKWNPAMAPFIFTEKNGIHIIDLNKTVVKVEETANALKQIARSGKKVLFVATKKQAKDIVAEKVKAIGMPYVTERWPGGMLTNFATIRKAVRKMANIDKMATDGTFDVLSKKEKLMLSRERAKLEHQLGSIADLTRLPAALFIVDIVKEHIAVAEAKRLGIPTFAIVDTNGDPNSVDYAIPANDDASTSIELLLNIVTKAVAEGVEERKLDKDKGEEEKDDQEEEFDDRKYTQGAEDGEDRRRKGGPGGAKKPGGAPAGGQRRGGSGNAGGQRRPARP; translated from the coding sequence ATGTCAAGAACCACTTTCAACGAATTGCTGCAGGCAGGTGCCCATTTCGGCCACCTCAAGCGCAAGTGGAACCCGGCAATGGCGCCGTTTATCTTCACCGAGAAGAACGGCATACATATCATTGACCTGAATAAAACCGTTGTGAAGGTTGAAGAAACCGCCAACGCCCTCAAACAAATTGCACGCTCAGGCAAAAAAGTGCTTTTCGTAGCTACCAAAAAGCAGGCGAAAGACATCGTTGCCGAGAAAGTAAAGGCCATCGGTATGCCTTACGTAACCGAGCGCTGGCCCGGCGGTATGCTTACCAACTTTGCTACCATCCGCAAAGCGGTGCGCAAAATGGCTAACATCGACAAGATGGCCACCGACGGTACTTTCGACGTGCTCTCAAAGAAAGAAAAACTCATGCTTTCGCGTGAGCGCGCCAAACTCGAGCACCAGCTCGGTTCAATTGCCGACCTCACCCGTCTTCCCGCTGCCCTCTTCATTGTGGACATCGTGAAAGAGCACATTGCCGTTGCAGAAGCAAAACGCCTCGGCATTCCCACCTTCGCTATCGTTGATACCAATGGCGACCCGAACAGCGTGGACTACGCGATTCCCGCCAACGATGATGCTTCCACTTCTATCGAACTCCTGCTCAACATTGTAACCAAAGCTGTGGCAGAAGGCGTTGAAGAACGCAAACTCGACAAAGACAAAGGCGAAGAGGAAAAAGACGATCAGGAAGAAGAATTTGACGACCGCAAATACACCCAGGGTGCTGAAGACGGTGAAGACCGTCGCCGCAAAGGTGGACCCGGTGGCGCTAAGAAACCCGGTGGTGCACCTGCCGGTGGTCAGCGTCGCGGTGGCAGCGGTAATGCCGGTGGTCAGCGTCGTCCTGCCCGTCCTTAA
- a CDS encoding elongation factor Ts: MSVTITASDVNKLRTMTGAGMMDCKKALTEANGDFEAAIDILRKKGQKVAANRSDRDAKEGLVIAKTNGARGVVIVLNCETDFVAKNEDFGKVADSFASIALEQKPADLASLLSLSYEGMPISEKVVEMVGKIGEKIELSSYEQIESAQVTAYNHPGNKLACIVAFNKNISESAARDVAMQVAAMAPVAVDKDDVDSSTLERELEVAREQVRAEGKPEDMVEKIAQGKLNKFYKESTLLNQEFIKDAKKTIRQYLQETDKEMTVTSFKRIALG; encoded by the coding sequence ATGAGCGTTACAATCACCGCTTCAGATGTAAATAAACTGCGCACCATGACCGGTGCCGGTATGATGGATTGCAAAAAAGCGCTGACCGAAGCTAACGGCGATTTCGAAGCCGCTATCGACATTCTGCGCAAAAAAGGCCAGAAAGTTGCTGCCAACCGCAGTGACCGTGATGCAAAAGAAGGTTTGGTTATTGCCAAAACCAACGGTGCACGCGGCGTAGTAATCGTACTCAACTGCGAAACGGATTTCGTAGCCAAGAACGAAGACTTCGGAAAAGTAGCTGACAGCTTTGCAAGCATCGCTCTCGAACAAAAGCCAGCCGATCTCGCTTCACTGCTCAGCCTGAGCTACGAAGGAATGCCCATCAGCGAAAAGGTGGTGGAAATGGTTGGCAAAATCGGCGAGAAAATTGAACTCTCTTCTTACGAGCAAATTGAGTCTGCCCAAGTGACTGCCTACAATCACCCCGGCAACAAACTCGCCTGCATCGTAGCCTTCAACAAAAACATCAGCGAATCTGCTGCCCGCGACGTGGCCATGCAGGTTGCCGCTATGGCTCCCGTAGCCGTAGATAAAGATGATGTTGACAGCAGTACACTCGAACGCGAGCTTGAAGTTGCCCGCGAACAGGTACGCGCCGAAGGTAAGCCGGAAGACATGGTAGAAAAAATTGCTCAGGGCAAACTGAACAAATTCTACAAAGAGTCAACCCTGCTCAATCAGGAGTTCATTAAAGACGCCAAGAAAACCATCCGTCAGTATCTTCAGGAAACCGATAAGGAAATGACCGTAACGTCATTCAAGCGTATCGCCCTCGGATAA
- a CDS encoding UMP kinase, giving the protein MKYKRILLKLSGEALMGSKQFGIDNDILSRYAAEIKSVVDAGIQVAIVIGGGNIFRGIQAAEGGMERTQGDYMGMLATVINSMALQAALEKTNVPTRLQSAIEMKEICEPFIRRRAVRHLEKGRVVIFGAGTGNPYFTTDTAGSLRAIEIEADVVLKGTRVDGIYTADPEKDPSAVKYDTITFNEVYEKNLSVMDMTAFTLCNENKLPIIVFDMNKQGNLKKLVMGEPVGTLVEF; this is encoded by the coding sequence ATGAAATACAAACGCATACTTCTCAAACTTAGCGGCGAAGCCCTTATGGGCAGCAAACAATTCGGAATCGACAACGATATACTGAGCCGGTACGCTGCCGAAATCAAATCGGTAGTGGATGCCGGCATACAGGTGGCAATCGTAATTGGTGGTGGAAATATTTTCAGGGGCATTCAAGCTGCCGAAGGTGGTATGGAACGCACGCAGGGCGATTACATGGGTATGCTTGCCACAGTAATCAACAGTATGGCGCTGCAGGCCGCACTCGAAAAAACCAACGTGCCTACCCGTTTGCAAAGTGCCATTGAAATGAAAGAAATCTGCGAACCGTTTATCCGCCGCCGCGCCGTGCGTCACCTCGAAAAAGGCCGCGTGGTAATTTTTGGCGCCGGCACCGGCAATCCATATTTCACCACAGACACCGCCGGCTCGTTGCGTGCTATTGAAATTGAAGCCGATGTTGTACTCAAAGGCACACGCGTTGATGGTATATACACTGCTGATCCCGAAAAGGATCCCAGCGCCGTGAAATATGACACCATTACGTTTAACGAGGTGTATGAAAAAAATCTGAGCGTAATGGACATGACAGCCTTTACACTTTGCAACGAAAATAAACTGCCCATCATCGTGTTCGATATGAACAAACAGGGCAACCTGAAAAAACTGGTAATGGGCGAACCTGTGGGTACACTGGTAGAGTTTTAA
- the frr gene encoding ribosome recycling factor — translation MNEDLQLIIDAMEESMQNSLSHLEDELSRIRGGRASASLLDGVYVDYYGSSTPLGQVANVSTPDARTISVQPWEKTMLDPIMRAIQAANLGFNPTNNGSILICSIPPMTEERRKDLVKRARTEGENAKVSVRNARRDANEEIKKLTKAGLPEDEGKEGENKVQQMTDAYIGKVDKHLESKEKEILTV, via the coding sequence ATGAATGAAGATCTTCAGTTGATAATCGACGCCATGGAAGAGTCCATGCAGAATTCCCTTTCGCACCTTGAAGACGAACTGAGCCGCATCCGTGGCGGACGTGCTTCTGCCAGTTTGCTTGATGGTGTATATGTGGATTACTATGGCAGCAGCACACCGCTTGGCCAGGTAGCCAACGTAAGTACACCCGATGCGCGCACCATTTCGGTGCAACCCTGGGAAAAAACAATGCTTGATCCGATCATGCGAGCCATTCAGGCTGCCAATCTCGGCTTTAATCCTACAAACAACGGCAGCATACTTATCTGCTCGATTCCTCCAATGACAGAGGAACGCCGTAAAGATCTCGTGAAACGTGCACGTACCGAAGGCGAAAATGCAAAAGTAAGTGTGCGTAACGCACGTCGCGATGCCAATGAGGAAATCAAAAAACTCACCAAAGCCGGCCTGCCAGAAGACGAGGGCAAAGAAGGCGAAAACAAAGTGCAGCAAATGACCGATGCCTACATTGGCAAGGTTGACAAGCACCTCGAAAGCAAAGAGAAAGAAATTCTCACTGTGTGA
- a CDS encoding SPASM domain-containing protein — MSLLFLSYHVSRLLRRAWMPAQPAAIAVEPTTSCNLRCPECPSGLRSFTRPTGMLDEAMFNRLVDQSAAHTAYLTFYFQGEPYLHPRFTEMVKYAASRKMITVTSTNAHYLNDENARNTVASGLSKLIISLDGITQETYSAYRVGGKLSTVLEGARRLLRMREEMKSATPFVTFQFLVVRANEHEVEAARQLAQEIGADEIVFKTAQLYDYENGNPLMPENENYSRYVRMSNGKYKLRGKLFNQCWKMWHSCVVTWDGKVVPCCFDKDATHQLGSVQQHSLSEIWKSQPYINFRKNILHSRSSIDICANCSEGTKVFAAE; from the coding sequence ATGTCTTTGCTGTTTTTGTCGTACCATGTATCGCGGCTGTTGCGCAGGGCATGGATGCCTGCACAGCCTGCTGCAATTGCGGTTGAGCCCACCACTTCATGCAACCTCCGTTGCCCCGAATGCCCGAGCGGACTTCGCAGCTTTACACGCCCCACGGGCATGCTTGATGAAGCAATGTTCAACCGGCTTGTCGATCAGTCGGCTGCACATACAGCTTATCTCACATTCTACTTCCAGGGCGAACCGTACCTGCATCCGCGATTTACTGAAATGGTGAAGTATGCTGCATCGCGTAAAATGATTACGGTTACTTCTACCAACGCGCATTACCTAAACGATGAAAATGCCCGGAATACGGTTGCCTCAGGATTAAGCAAACTGATTATTTCGCTCGACGGTATTACGCAGGAAACTTATTCTGCTTACCGCGTGGGTGGAAAACTCAGCACGGTACTCGAAGGAGCGCGCAGGCTGCTGCGTATGCGCGAAGAAATGAAAAGCGCCACACCGTTTGTAACCTTTCAGTTTCTGGTGGTGCGGGCCAATGAGCATGAAGTGGAAGCTGCACGGCAGCTTGCGCAGGAAATCGGGGCCGACGAAATTGTATTTAAAACGGCTCAGCTCTACGACTACGAAAACGGCAACCCGCTCATGCCCGAAAACGAAAACTATTCGCGCTACGTACGCATGAGCAACGGCAAGTATAAGCTTCGCGGCAAATTGTTTAACCAGTGCTGGAAAATGTGGCATTCGTGCGTAGTAACGTGGGATGGAAAAGTAGTACCCTGCTGCTTTGACAAAGATGCTACGCATCAGCTGGGAAGTGTGCAGCAACATTCATTAAGTGAAATCTGGAAAAGCCAGCCCTACATCAATTTTCGTAAAAACATTCTTCATTCGCGCAGCAGTATTGATATTTGTGCCAACTGTTCAGAAGGCACAAAAGTGTTTGCGGCCGAATAA
- the gyrB gene encoding DNA topoisomerase (ATP-hydrolyzing) subunit B: MEEIVKEKQASDYSADSIQVLEGLEAVRKRPAMYIGDIGVKGLHHLVYEVVDNSIDEALAGHCKNIFVAIHSDNSISVKDDGRGIPVDMHLKEKRSALEVVMTVLHAGGKFDKDSYKVSGGLHGVGVSCVNALSDHLKVTVNRQGKIYQQEYSIGKPLYPVKEIGESNVTGTEVHFHPDSSIFTVSEYNYDTLAARMRELAYLNKGIRITLEDRRITSGDGSHPVEMFYSEGGLREFVAYLDANREKLIEDVVYMEGERNGIPVEVAMQYNSSFSENLHSYVNNINTHEGGTHVAGFRRGLTRTLKAYAEKEGMLSKLKFEVNGDDFREGLTAVISVKVAEPQFEGQTKTKLGNSDVDGAVSAAVSEMLTNYLEEHPKQARMIVDKVILAATARHAARKAREMVQRKGALTGGGLPGKLADCAESDPQKCELFLVEGDSAGGTAKQGRNRAFQAILPLRGKILNVEKAMEHKIYENEEIKNIFTALGVFRGTAEDERALNIDKLRYHKVIIMCDADVDGSHITTLILTFFFRHMRELIERGYIYIATPPLYLVKKGKEERYCWTEEQRDAFVKELAGEGKESSVNIQRYKGLGEMNAEQLWSTTLNPEFRTLRQVSIESAAEADHIFSMLMGDDVPPRREFIEKNAKYAKIDA; this comes from the coding sequence ATGGAAGAAATCGTGAAAGAAAAACAGGCCTCAGATTACTCGGCCGACAGCATCCAGGTTCTTGAAGGTCTTGAGGCCGTGCGTAAGCGCCCGGCCATGTACATTGGTGATATCGGCGTAAAAGGTCTGCATCACCTCGTGTACGAAGTAGTTGATAATTCCATCGACGAGGCCCTTGCCGGGCATTGTAAGAATATCTTCGTAGCTATTCATTCTGATAATTCAATCTCGGTGAAAGATGACGGACGCGGCATTCCTGTAGATATGCACCTCAAGGAAAAACGTTCGGCGCTCGAAGTAGTAATGACCGTGCTTCATGCCGGGGGCAAATTCGACAAGGATTCGTATAAGGTTTCGGGTGGTTTGCACGGCGTGGGTGTGTCCTGCGTGAATGCACTCTCTGATCATCTTAAGGTAACCGTAAACCGCCAGGGTAAAATCTATCAGCAGGAATACAGCATTGGTAAGCCGCTTTATCCGGTAAAAGAAATCGGCGAAAGCAATGTGACCGGCACCGAAGTGCATTTCCACCCCGACAGCAGCATCTTTACCGTAAGCGAATACAACTACGATACGCTTGCTGCCCGTATGCGCGAACTGGCCTACCTCAACAAAGGCATCCGCATTACCCTTGAAGATCGCCGAATTACCAGCGGAGACGGTTCGCACCCCGTGGAAATGTTTTATTCCGAAGGCGGACTGCGCGAATTTGTGGCTTACCTCGATGCCAACCGCGAAAAACTCATCGAAGATGTGGTGTACATGGAAGGCGAACGCAACGGCATACCCGTGGAAGTAGCCATGCAATACAATTCGTCGTTCAGCGAAAACCTGCATTCCTACGTAAATAACATCAATACGCACGAAGGCGGTACACACGTGGCCGGATTCCGTCGCGGACTTACGCGTACACTGAAAGCCTATGCCGAAAAAGAAGGCATGCTCTCCAAACTCAAGTTTGAAGTAAACGGCGACGACTTCCGTGAAGGTCTCACCGCGGTTATTTCCGTGAAAGTGGCCGAGCCGCAGTTTGAAGGCCAGACCAAAACAAAACTCGGCAACAGCGATGTGGATGGCGCCGTGAGCGCCGCCGTAAGCGAAATGCTTACCAACTACCTCGAAGAGCATCCTAAGCAGGCGCGTATGATTGTGGACAAAGTAATTCTTGCCGCAACAGCCCGCCACGCAGCCCGCAAAGCCCGCGAAATGGTGCAGCGCAAAGGCGCACTCACCGGCGGCGGACTGCCCGGCAAACTTGCTGATTGTGCCGAAAGTGATCCGCAGAAGTGTGAACTCTTCCTCGTGGAAGGGGACTCGGCCGGCGGAACTGCCAAACAGGGGCGTAACCGTGCATTTCAGGCTATTCTTCCGCTCCGTGGTAAAATTCTCAACGTGGAGAAAGCCATGGAACACAAAATTTACGAAAACGAAGAAATCAAAAACATCTTCACTGCGCTCGGCGTTTTCCGTGGCACTGCCGAAGATGAACGCGCACTTAACATTGATAAACTTCGTTACCACAAAGTAATTATCATGTGCGATGCCGACGTGGACGGCAGCCACATTACCACACTTATTCTCACATTCTTCTTCCGCCACATGCGCGAACTTATTGAGCGCGGCTACATTTATATTGCCACGCCGCCGCTGTATCTGGTGAAAAAAGGCAAAGAAGAACGCTACTGCTGGACCGAAGAACAACGTGATGCGTTTGTGAAAGAACTGGCCGGTGAAGGCAAGGAAAGTTCAGTAAACATTCAGCGATACAAAGGTCTCGGTGAAATGAACGCCGAACAGTTGTGGTCAACCACACTCAATCCTGAGTTCCGCACGCTGCGTCAGGTTTCAATTGAAAGTGCCGCCGAAGCCGATCATATCTTCTCCATGCTGATGGGGGATGATGTTCCGCCCCGCCGCGAATTCATTGAGAAAAATGCCAAGTACGCCAAAATTGATGCGTAA